One genomic segment of Acinetobacter oleivorans DR1 includes these proteins:
- a CDS encoding TonB-dependent siderophore receptor, with the protein MYNPPFRKAFRVHPLAISMALTVPSFVYAEQTETTTLATIKVQAEQENPVVTEGSGSYTAKSTNTSTKLNLSLRETPQSVKVLTREYLDDRKIDSFQDLMNNITGVSTSRTDERQRVYARGFEVDYYLIDGIPSTTNLGTGDLDLDIYDRVEVVKGANGLTTGAGNPAMALNMIRKHANSKELTGNVSTSLGSWNSWSSSADVSTPLNADGSLRGRMFVKHSDEKSFMDFYEKERNVFYGAVDYDLSDKTSMSLGTTYQELHRDGIRWGGTPAFYTDGTRTNFSRSLTVSAPWTYWDVNTTAVFANLKQNLFNDVNLNIAYTFRKEDTASMLLYTAGKVDKATNTSPLKNEEGKDNVSVYGAKAANEENNIDVFINAPFTLFNRPQEIIIGGSWNKNEKTKDIFGGSNTNQDIEKYLGGPLNYNDMAQELLQPVVLNGKNALNETTQTAAYVAGKFQILDPLKIIAGARLSNWEYKSENDKGNREFNNELAPYVGAIYDFAQDHSVYASYTEIFKPQERKDINDQYIDPITGKSYEAGLKSEWFGGRLNTALSVFRIEQSNFAESIPGVFIVRNGTQTTEQAYRAVDGVESKGFEFEADGEINDNWGINFGIANFEAKDAQGTKVNTTNSRTTSNLFVKYKLDQWSAGLGLNYKSKYYTGSGSSRIEQDAYVLASAMLGYQVDKNIKLQFNIDNIFDEKYYEGIGANSMNWGTPRNATLSVRYNF; encoded by the coding sequence ATGTACAATCCGCCCTTTAGAAAAGCATTTAGAGTTCACCCTTTAGCAATTTCTATGGCTTTAACGGTACCTTCATTTGTTTATGCAGAACAAACTGAAACAACCACTTTAGCAACGATAAAAGTACAAGCAGAACAAGAAAATCCGGTCGTTACTGAAGGTTCAGGGAGCTATACAGCAAAAAGCACAAATACTTCTACAAAATTAAATTTATCTCTTCGTGAAACTCCTCAATCGGTCAAAGTTTTAACTCGTGAATATTTAGATGATCGAAAAATCGATTCCTTTCAAGATTTAATGAATAATATTACGGGTGTTTCAACCTCACGTACCGATGAACGTCAAAGAGTTTATGCACGTGGTTTTGAGGTGGATTATTACTTAATTGATGGAATACCTAGTACTACAAACTTAGGCACTGGAGATTTAGATTTAGATATTTATGATCGTGTCGAAGTTGTAAAGGGCGCCAATGGACTAACCACAGGTGCGGGAAACCCAGCGATGGCGCTGAACATGATTCGGAAACATGCAAATTCAAAAGAACTCACTGGTAATGTCAGCACATCTTTAGGCTCGTGGAACTCTTGGAGTAGCTCAGCAGATGTTTCCACACCACTTAATGCAGATGGATCATTGCGTGGTCGCATGTTTGTAAAACATTCTGATGAAAAATCATTTATGGATTTCTATGAGAAAGAACGCAATGTATTTTATGGTGCGGTTGATTATGACTTGAGTGATAAAACAAGCATGTCGCTTGGTACAACTTATCAAGAGTTACATCGTGATGGTATTCGTTGGGGCGGTACACCTGCTTTTTACACTGATGGGACTCGTACCAATTTTTCCAGAAGCTTAACAGTAAGTGCACCTTGGACCTATTGGGATGTAAATACAACGGCAGTATTTGCAAATTTAAAACAGAATTTATTTAATGACGTTAATTTAAATATTGCTTATACCTTCCGTAAAGAAGATACAGCTTCTATGTTGTTGTATACAGCTGGAAAAGTAGACAAGGCAACCAATACCAGTCCATTAAAAAATGAAGAGGGTAAGGATAATGTCTCAGTATATGGCGCAAAAGCTGCAAATGAAGAAAACAATATTGATGTTTTTATCAATGCTCCATTTACGCTATTTAATCGTCCACAAGAAATCATTATTGGTGGATCGTGGAATAAGAATGAAAAGACAAAAGATATTTTTGGTGGCTCTAACACAAACCAAGACATTGAAAAATATTTAGGTGGACCACTTAACTATAATGATATGGCTCAAGAGTTGCTTCAACCAGTAGTATTAAATGGTAAAAATGCACTAAATGAAACCACACAAACTGCTGCTTATGTTGCTGGAAAATTTCAGATTCTGGATCCTTTGAAAATTATTGCTGGGGCACGTTTATCTAACTGGGAGTATAAGTCTGAAAATGATAAAGGGAATCGTGAATTTAACAATGAATTAGCACCATATGTTGGCGCTATTTATGATTTTGCTCAAGATCATTCTGTGTATGCAAGTTATACAGAAATTTTTAAACCTCAAGAACGTAAAGATATAAATGATCAATATATAGATCCGATTACTGGTAAGAGTTATGAGGCTGGTTTAAAGAGTGAATGGTTTGGAGGGCGTTTAAATACAGCATTGTCAGTATTCCGAATAGAACAATCTAATTTTGCTGAATCGATACCGGGAGTGTTTATTGTCCGTAATGGTACACAAACTACAGAGCAGGCCTATCGCGCTGTAGATGGGGTTGAAAGTAAAGGTTTTGAGTTTGAAGCTGATGGTGAGATTAACGACAATTGGGGTATTAACTTTGGTATTGCTAATTTTGAAGCAAAAGATGCACAAGGCACAAAGGTTAATACGACAAACTCTCGAACAACCTCGAATCTATTTGTTAAGTACAAACTTGATCAATGGAGTGCAGGACTTGGTTTAAATTATAAGAGTAAATACTATACGGGAAGTGGAAGCTCTCGCATTGAGCAAGATGCCTATGTTTTAGCAAGTGCGATGCTTGGCTATCAAGTAGATAAAAATATCAAACTTCAATTTAATATCGATAATATTTTTGATGAAAAATATTATGAAGGTATTGGTGCTAACTCAATGAATTGGGGCACACCACGAAATGCAACGTTGAGTGTTCGTTATAATTTCTGA